One Dialister invisus DSM 15470 genomic region harbors:
- the glpX gene encoding class II fructose-bisphosphatase produces the protein MDRQLSLEFARITEQAALKSARLVGLGDKEGADQAAVDGMHEQFALTPVSGTVVIGEGEIDEAPMLYIGEHVGQGGEEVDIAVDPVEGTNLVAKGKNGAIAVLAIAPKGCLLHAPDMYMQKICVGPRAKGRIDIRASVTENLKNVADAMGREVSDLTMVILDRERHEKIIREAREAGARVYLITDGDVVPSVDCGIQGSGIHMVMGSGGAPEGVLSAVGLKCLGGDMQARLLPQTEQEIQRLHTMGIDDPNKVLTLDDLVKGDDCIFAETAITDCAMLRGVRFFGGGARTSTLVLRYKTGTVRFIDTVHRFGEDKPGVRMF, from the coding sequence ATGGATAGACAATTATCATTGGAGTTTGCACGTATTACAGAACAAGCTGCATTGAAAAGTGCGCGGCTCGTAGGATTAGGTGATAAGGAGGGCGCCGACCAGGCTGCTGTTGATGGTATGCATGAGCAGTTTGCTTTAACGCCTGTTTCCGGTACCGTGGTCATTGGCGAGGGTGAGATTGATGAAGCCCCCATGCTGTACATTGGTGAACATGTAGGACAGGGTGGAGAAGAAGTGGATATTGCGGTGGATCCTGTAGAAGGAACAAACCTTGTAGCGAAAGGAAAAAATGGTGCTATTGCTGTTCTTGCTATCGCTCCTAAAGGGTGTCTGCTTCATGCTCCGGACATGTATATGCAGAAAATCTGCGTGGGTCCTCGTGCGAAGGGGAGGATTGATATCCGTGCCTCGGTTACTGAAAATCTTAAAAATGTGGCAGATGCGATGGGACGTGAAGTTTCCGATCTGACGATGGTTATTTTGGACAGGGAACGCCATGAAAAGATTATTCGTGAAGCGAGGGAAGCCGGGGCCCGCGTATACCTGATTACTGACGGAGATGTAGTGCCTTCTGTCGACTGCGGTATCCAGGGCAGCGGCATCCATATGGTTATGGGGTCGGGCGGAGCGCCGGAAGGTGTTTTATCCGCAGTAGGATTGAAATGTCTTGGCGGTGATATGCAGGCAAGACTGCTTCCGCAGACGGAACAGGAGATCCAGCGGCTGCACACAATGGGGATTGATGATCCCAATAAAGTGCTGACATTGGATGATTTGGTAAAAGGAGATGACTGTATTTTCGCGGAGACAGCTATTACAGACTGTGCTATGCTTCGCGGTGTCCGTTTTTTTGGCGGCGGGGCAAGGACAAGTACTTTAGTTCTTCGTTATAAGACCGGTACTGTCCGTTTTATTGATACAGTTCACCGTTTTGGAGAGGATAAACCCGGTGTAAGAATGTTTTAA
- the lepB gene encoding signal peptidase I — MHELFDWIYSIVVALFLAMIIHIFLFVPTKVAGSSMYPTLEDGQYLIVSKLGHVFRQTPDYGEIVIIDSRTQRMRSWADDLSEPALNYVALFSRSGQGHNVWVKRVIGKGGDKLEFHDNAVYRNGTKLNEPYINGVMEFSMPGSFTVPEGTIFVMGDNRNHSSDSRFIGPIPIDHVLGTVVVEL, encoded by the coding sequence ATGCACGAATTGTTTGATTGGATTTATTCTATCGTGGTCGCTTTATTTTTAGCGATGATTATCCATATATTTCTTTTTGTCCCTACCAAAGTGGCAGGTTCATCCATGTATCCTACGTTAGAGGATGGACAGTATTTAATTGTTTCCAAGTTAGGGCATGTTTTCCGTCAGACACCTGATTATGGTGAGATTGTTATTATTGACAGCCGTACGCAGAGAATGCGGTCGTGGGCGGATGATTTATCTGAACCTGCTTTAAACTACGTGGCGCTTTTCAGCCGAAGCGGTCAGGGACACAATGTTTGGGTAAAGCGTGTGATCGGTAAGGGCGGGGATAAGCTGGAGTTTCATGATAATGCGGTATACAGAAATGGCACAAAATTGAATGAACCCTACATCAATGGCGTGATGGAGTTCTCAATGCCCGGTTCGTTTACGGTGCCCGAAGGAACAATTTTCGTTATGGGCGATAATAGAAATCATAGCTCTGACAGCCGATTTATCGGGCCGATTCCAATTGACCACGTACTTGGAACTGTAGTGGTTGAGTTATGA
- a CDS encoding LL-diaminopimelate aminotransferase, whose product MAHCNENFNDLQGAYLFAKIRKEQETYKANYPDADIISLGIGDVTQPLVPAVVEAMMKAVAEMGEAETFRGYGPEQGYLFLREAVALHDFKDKGCDVSPDEIFISDGAKCDISNMQEIFATSDIVAIMDPVYPVYVDSNVMAGRSGKFVNGSYEKFEYLPCYEECDFKANLPSHDPMIIYLCSPNNPTGTALNKKELTVWVKYAKQTGSVIFFDAAYEAFITEDIPHSIYEIEGAKEVAIEFHSFSKTAGFTGVRCGYVVVPKELKLETKSGGLISANELWYRRQCTKFNGCSYVVQRGAEAVYTEAGQKQIQKTLGIYRKNALAILAGVKEVGLRASGGINSPYIWVSVPDGMSSWDFFHFLLREAQVICTPGSGFGPCGEGYVRLTAFNTSEKTAMAVKRLKTAVKKYTNKG is encoded by the coding sequence TTGGCACATTGCAATGAAAATTTTAATGATTTGCAGGGAGCGTATTTGTTTGCAAAAATAAGAAAGGAACAGGAAACATACAAAGCGAATTACCCGGATGCTGATATTATCTCTCTTGGCATTGGTGATGTAACGCAACCGTTAGTTCCGGCTGTTGTTGAGGCCATGATGAAAGCTGTTGCGGAAATGGGAGAAGCGGAAACTTTCCGTGGTTACGGTCCGGAACAAGGATATTTATTTTTGCGTGAAGCTGTTGCCCTGCACGATTTCAAAGACAAGGGATGTGATGTTTCACCGGATGAAATTTTTATTAGTGATGGCGCAAAATGTGATATAAGTAATATGCAGGAAATATTTGCCACGTCGGATATTGTGGCAATTATGGATCCTGTATATCCAGTGTATGTGGACAGTAATGTTATGGCGGGACGAAGTGGGAAATTTGTGAATGGATCATATGAAAAATTTGAGTACCTGCCGTGTTATGAAGAATGTGATTTTAAAGCAAACCTGCCATCCCATGATCCCATGATTATTTATTTATGTTCACCCAACAATCCGACAGGAACTGCATTAAATAAAAAGGAATTAACTGTTTGGGTGAAGTACGCAAAGCAGACTGGATCAGTTATCTTCTTTGATGCTGCCTATGAGGCATTCATTACGGAAGACATTCCGCATAGCATTTATGAAATTGAAGGGGCCAAAGAGGTGGCAATTGAGTTCCATTCATTCTCTAAGACAGCCGGATTTACAGGGGTACGCTGCGGATATGTCGTTGTCCCGAAAGAATTGAAGCTGGAAACAAAGTCAGGGGGATTAATCAGTGCAAATGAACTTTGGTATCGCCGACAATGTACGAAATTTAATGGATGCTCTTATGTTGTGCAGCGCGGGGCGGAAGCTGTATATACAGAAGCCGGACAAAAGCAGATACAGAAGACTTTGGGGATATACAGAAAAAATGCCCTGGCTATTTTGGCAGGGGTAAAAGAAGTCGGGTTACGGGCTTCCGGTGGAATAAACAGCCCTTATATATGGGTGTCTGTACCTGATGGAATGAGCAGCTGGGATTTTTTTCACTTCCTTCTTCGGGAAGCGCAGGTTATATGTACGCCGGGATCAGGATTCGGTCCATGCGGGGAAGGGTATGTCCGTCTGACCGCATTCAATACATCGGAAAAGACGGCAATGGCTGTGAAACGTTTGAAAACTGCTGTTAAAAAATATACAAATAAAGGATGA
- the ychF gene encoding redox-regulated ATPase YchF has protein sequence MSTNLQIGIVGLPNVGKSTLFNAITKAGAEAANFPFCTIEPNVGVVEVPDHRIYDLAGIFNPKKTTPAFTRFVDIAGLVAGASKGEGLGNQFLSHIRETDAIAHVVRCFDDENITHVEGGINPVRDMGIINTELCLADLESVDKKRVKTAKLAQAGIKEAKAVLPIYERVFQVLQEGIPARTLDLAEDELAVLKELNLITLKPVLYVLNTAEDDIANPIDNPYVQAAAAQAEKENAKWVPVSAEIEQEVSELEEGEAKAFLADLGETEPGLNRLIRTAYAMLGLINFFTVGEDECRAWTVHSGTKAPKAAGKIHSDIERGFIRAEIITYDELIKCGSFAAAREKGLLRVEGKEYIIKDGDIAYFRFNV, from the coding sequence ATGAGCACAAATTTACAGATCGGTATTGTCGGGCTTCCTAATGTAGGAAAGAGTACGCTTTTTAATGCGATTACAAAAGCAGGTGCGGAGGCGGCCAATTTTCCTTTTTGTACTATTGAACCTAATGTGGGTGTTGTGGAAGTGCCGGATCATAGAATTTATGATTTGGCAGGTATATTTAATCCGAAAAAAACGACGCCTGCATTTACCCGTTTTGTGGATATTGCAGGGCTGGTGGCAGGAGCATCGAAGGGGGAGGGGCTGGGGAACCAGTTTTTGAGCCACATTCGTGAAACCGATGCTATCGCTCATGTTGTCAGATGTTTTGATGATGAAAATATCACTCATGTAGAAGGCGGAATTAATCCTGTTCGTGATATGGGCATCATTAATACAGAATTATGTCTGGCGGATCTGGAGAGCGTCGATAAGAAAAGAGTGAAGACTGCCAAGTTGGCTCAGGCGGGGATAAAAGAAGCAAAAGCGGTTTTACCAATTTATGAAAGGGTTTTTCAGGTTTTGCAGGAGGGAATACCGGCAAGAACTTTGGATTTAGCTGAGGATGAACTGGCGGTTCTTAAGGAATTAAATTTGATTACATTGAAGCCGGTTCTGTATGTATTGAATACGGCGGAAGATGATATTGCGAATCCCATAGATAATCCTTATGTGCAGGCGGCAGCAGCGCAGGCGGAAAAAGAAAATGCCAAATGGGTACCTGTTTCAGCAGAGATTGAGCAGGAAGTATCGGAATTGGAAGAAGGGGAAGCCAAAGCGTTTCTGGCTGATTTGGGAGAAACGGAACCGGGATTGAATCGTTTGATTCGTACGGCGTATGCAATGTTAGGCTTGATTAATTTCTTTACTGTAGGTGAAGATGAATGCCGTGCATGGACGGTTCATTCTGGGACAAAGGCGCCTAAAGCTGCGGGGAAAATTCATTCCGATATCGAACGTGGATTTATTCGTGCGGAAATCATTACCTATGATGAATTGATAAAATGCGGTTCTTTTGCAGCTGCCCGTGAAAAAGGACTGCTGCGGGTAGAAGGGAAAGAATATATTATTAAGGACGGAGATATCGCGTATTTCCGCTTTAATGTATAG
- the sfsA gene encoding DNA/RNA nuclease SfsA, with the protein MKKLYGNIVTGAFVMRMNRFVIHAEIDGRMEICHMPNPGRMRELLFPGVKMYFVKSRNPLSRTAYRVIGVERDGEVILLDTSKCNDVAHYLVSRHLIAGWEEYSVVQREVTMGDSRFDLLLGNEATGEVFPVEVKSCTLFGEKGAMFPDAVTARGKKHVDHLGQIGQIGRAGILILVQWNRAEWFLPDFHTDIEFAKAFRVNMERIDWKVAALHWTPEFDYPDHVKLLPTSIKALDEEMGNCGDYLLILYLDKDKLVEIGTKGIMNFPQGYYVYIGSAKRNLEQRIRRHRHLRKKMHWHIDYLRQESEFIGVIPIRTKRDFEHLLAAAISDIADWEIKGFGCTDCSCKSHLFGFYENPLHIKAFTKIEENFEINVLNSYFDA; encoded by the coding sequence ATGAAGAAACTTTATGGAAATATTGTCACCGGTGCATTTGTTATGCGGATGAACAGATTTGTAATTCATGCGGAGATAGATGGGAGAATGGAAATCTGCCATATGCCTAATCCCGGAAGAATGAGAGAGCTTTTATTTCCGGGGGTCAAAATGTATTTTGTAAAAAGCAGGAATCCCTTGAGTCGCACGGCATATCGTGTTATCGGCGTGGAACGTGATGGAGAAGTTATTCTTCTGGATACATCTAAGTGTAATGATGTGGCGCATTACTTAGTGAGCCGTCATCTGATTGCTGGTTGGGAAGAATATTCCGTAGTACAGCGAGAAGTCACAATGGGTGACAGCCGATTTGATTTACTGCTGGGAAATGAAGCGACAGGAGAAGTATTTCCTGTAGAAGTGAAATCGTGTACTCTTTTTGGCGAAAAGGGGGCAATGTTTCCTGATGCAGTCACTGCAAGAGGAAAGAAACATGTTGATCATCTTGGGCAAATAGGACAGATCGGACGCGCAGGCATATTGATCCTTGTGCAATGGAATCGGGCAGAATGGTTTTTGCCTGATTTTCATACGGATATTGAGTTTGCAAAAGCATTCCGTGTTAATATGGAGCGTATTGATTGGAAGGTGGCAGCGCTTCATTGGACACCTGAATTTGATTATCCCGATCATGTAAAGCTTCTTCCCACTTCCATAAAGGCCTTGGATGAGGAGATGGGAAATTGTGGTGACTACTTACTGATACTTTATTTGGATAAAGACAAATTAGTGGAAATAGGAACCAAAGGGATTATGAACTTCCCTCAGGGGTATTATGTATATATCGGGTCCGCAAAGAGAAATTTAGAACAGCGGATCAGACGGCATCGTCATCTGAGAAAGAAAATGCATTGGCATATTGATTACTTACGGCAGGAGTCTGAGTTTATCGGTGTTATTCCGATTAGAACAAAGCGCGATTTTGAACATCTTTTGGCAGCGGCCATATCTGATATTGCAGATTGGGAAATTAAAGGATTCGGCTGTACGGACTGTTCCTGTAAATCTCATCTGTTCGGTTTTTATGAGAATCCTCTGCATATAAAAGCATTTACAAAGATTGAAGAAAATTTTGAAATCAATGTATTGAACTCTTATTTTGATGCGTAA
- the lgt gene encoding prolipoprotein diacylglyceryl transferase, translating to MHQYLFFIGNFPIRLYGIFFSLGIISGCITAYFLLKKDRRGWESHMFDLGLVIAFAGIVGGRLWDVFFFDWEYYHNHLLEIPYIWQGGMAIQGGIIFACIAAYFYLKKHQIPVLPFADTVTPGIILGQAIGRIANFMNGDAFGHPTGQDFGLLYPDTTLAYHTYGAQPLWPAEVWECQGDLLIFVLLLWYGCKTRAEGTTFCLYIMLYSLLRFFLENYRGDYGTLALGLKSAQLTSLTAFAGAFILFLYFHFECKSKSGISE from the coding sequence ATGCATCAATATTTATTTTTTATCGGTAATTTCCCTATCCGCTTATACGGGATCTTCTTCTCTCTGGGTATCATATCAGGATGTATTACCGCTTATTTCTTACTAAAAAAAGACAGGCGGGGATGGGAATCCCACATGTTTGATTTAGGACTTGTCATCGCTTTTGCAGGAATCGTTGGCGGAAGGCTTTGGGACGTATTCTTTTTTGATTGGGAATACTATCATAATCATCTATTGGAAATCCCCTATATCTGGCAAGGCGGGATGGCTATCCAAGGCGGCATTATTTTTGCGTGTATTGCCGCATATTTTTATTTAAAGAAACATCAGATCCCAGTTCTTCCCTTTGCTGATACTGTCACACCGGGAATTATTTTAGGACAGGCTATCGGACGTATCGCCAATTTTATGAATGGAGACGCTTTTGGACATCCCACTGGACAAGATTTCGGACTGCTCTATCCTGACACAACTCTTGCTTATCATACATATGGAGCCCAACCGCTTTGGCCGGCAGAAGTATGGGAATGCCAAGGAGATCTTTTAATTTTTGTTTTGCTTCTCTGGTATGGATGCAAAACACGAGCAGAAGGAACCACCTTTTGTCTCTATATTATGCTTTATTCTCTTCTTCGTTTCTTCCTTGAAAATTACAGAGGCGATTACGGAACACTCGCTCTCGGCTTAAAAAGTGCACAACTTACCAGTCTGACTGCTTTTGCCGGAGCGTTCATCTTATTTCTATATTTCCATTTTGAATGCAAGAGCAAAAGTGGTATATCTGAATAA
- a CDS encoding glycosyl hydrolase family 18 protein, producing the protein MFKILFAGLLFLIFTQNIYAFTKVNVKYKEVSETAYEEGEQIFTRPYFLEKGNQWKIIENGKKIYAKVNLGIHEDPVDVELPLTEIRGEPYINFTFFSKQAGFEYIFDRKKMEICAKEYKAEEKSQKNKRIILMWDPDLIFDTSKNYFTEHVGERVLAPTWGGYKDMKEIPLSLSYLQEAKRAGMKITPLLHNDFDLQETKKLLHDSGAVQNLARQITATALVYDFDGWNLDFENMDEADKFLYTKFIKTVSEKLHMHGKEISVDITVNSNSPNWSLCYDRKGMAAYVDYEVIMGYDQTPGRSRYSGPVSSYSWLKHHIAMLLKQVPNNKLVLGLPFYTRIWTGKEGQAASSVLMMKQIKNLLGQNNIGLFWNPEDRQYVGIWEENGQTRKVWFEERRSLQEKVSLAHDYKLAGLAFWRYGFETEDIYDQIEGAFLNKKDESVRYKNRSEDILIKFRERLKRAQ; encoded by the coding sequence ATGTTTAAGATTTTATTCGCAGGATTGTTGTTTCTTATATTTACACAAAATATTTACGCCTTTACGAAGGTGAATGTGAAATATAAAGAAGTGAGTGAGACTGCTTATGAAGAAGGTGAACAGATATTTACGAGACCGTATTTCCTGGAAAAAGGAAATCAATGGAAGATTATAGAAAACGGGAAGAAAATCTATGCAAAAGTTAATCTGGGAATACATGAGGATCCAGTTGATGTAGAATTGCCATTGACGGAAATTAGAGGGGAGCCCTATATTAATTTTACGTTTTTTTCTAAACAGGCAGGTTTTGAATATATTTTTGATAGAAAGAAAATGGAAATATGTGCAAAGGAATATAAAGCGGAAGAAAAATCACAGAAAAATAAAAGGATCATTCTTATGTGGGATCCGGACTTGATATTTGATACGAGTAAAAATTATTTCACGGAACATGTGGGAGAAAGAGTTTTAGCGCCCACATGGGGTGGCTATAAGGATATGAAAGAAATACCGCTATCGCTTTCATATCTGCAGGAAGCCAAACGTGCAGGAATGAAGATTACACCGCTTTTACATAATGACTTCGACTTACAGGAAACAAAGAAACTTCTTCATGATTCGGGAGCAGTTCAAAATCTGGCAAGACAAATTACTGCGACAGCACTGGTTTATGATTTCGATGGATGGAATTTGGATTTTGAAAATATGGATGAGGCGGATAAGTTTTTATATACGAAATTTATTAAAACAGTATCTGAAAAACTTCATATGCATGGAAAGGAAATTTCCGTTGATATTACGGTGAACAGTAATAGTCCGAACTGGAGTCTCTGTTATGATCGTAAAGGAATGGCAGCCTATGTAGATTATGAAGTGATTATGGGATATGACCAGACGCCGGGGAGAAGTCGATATTCCGGGCCAGTATCGTCCTACTCATGGCTCAAACATCATATTGCTATGCTTTTAAAACAGGTGCCTAATAATAAACTGGTGCTGGGGTTACCTTTTTATACACGCATTTGGACGGGAAAAGAAGGGCAGGCGGCTTCTTCCGTCCTTATGATGAAGCAAATCAAAAATTTGTTGGGGCAGAATAATATCGGATTGTTTTGGAACCCTGAAGATCGCCAGTATGTAGGGATATGGGAAGAAAATGGACAGACGAGAAAAGTTTGGTTTGAAGAAAGACGCTCTTTGCAAGAAAAGGTTTCCTTGGCACATGATTATAAACTGGCAGGACTGGCATTTTGGCGATATGGTTTTGAAACAGAAGATATATACGATCAGATAGAAGGTGCATTTCTGAATAAAAAGGATGAATCGGTCAGGTATAAGAACAGAAGTGAAGATATACTTATCAAATTCAGGGAGAGGCTGAAAAGGGCGCAGTGA
- the leuS gene encoding leucine--tRNA ligase yields the protein MQGKYIPQQIEKKWQQIWEETKAFETHFDPNKKKYYVLEMFPYPSGNLHMGHVRNYSIGDVVARFKSMQGFNVIHPMGYDAFGMPAENAAIQHGIAPAEWTYANIENMTRQQKELGLSYDWEREVLTCREDYYKHTQNLFEIFYKRGLAYKKEAKVNWCDHCHTVLANEQVEEGKCWRCKNPVVKKNLSQWFLKITDYADRLLADLDHMPGWPERVKIMQRNWIGRSIGTQFFFHVDGMEDTIPVYTTRVDTVYGVTYIVLAPEHPLVEKLISNNPEKEKIQAFIQEIKNQNDIDRTSEDTPKLGMPTGSYAVHPLTGERVPIWIANYVLYEYGTGAVMAVPQGDQRDWDFAKKYNLPVKIVIQNKAHDLKLDKMDQAYCEDGELVNSSEFDGQLSAEARINITKKLEKMGIGEEKVNYRLRDWLISRQRYWGCPIPIINCPHCGSVLVPEEELPVVLPEDVNFVAGATSPLETSESFLHCKCPKCGADAVRETDTMDTFIDSSWYFLRYCDPHNEQEPFSKGKTDYWMPVDQYIGGIEHAILHLLYSRFFMKVLQDEGMVDYPEPFTNLLCQGMVLKDGGKMSKSVGNVVSPEEIVGKYGADTARLFILFAAPPEKDLEWSDQGVEGSYRFLKRVWTIVGKYQELGKELKGMLSPDEVALRRRLHQSIAKVTEDLDGKFAFNTAISAIMELVNEMYRFGEKHSTIEDSFAKELLRDLLILLAPFVPHITEELWQGIGAEEVSVHAAAWPKVDEAALAVDSLEMAVQINGKVRTTIKVPVDMDKDSIEKLVRALPEVQKFTEGKIIIKCIVIPGKIINIVAK from the coding sequence ATGCAGGGGAAATATATTCCACAGCAAATTGAAAAAAAGTGGCAGCAGATTTGGGAAGAGACGAAAGCATTTGAGACTCATTTTGATCCGAATAAAAAGAAATACTATGTTCTTGAGATGTTCCCGTATCCTTCGGGCAATCTTCATATGGGGCATGTGAGGAATTACTCTATTGGTGACGTGGTAGCCCGCTTTAAATCCATGCAGGGGTTTAATGTTATTCATCCGATGGGATATGATGCTTTTGGCATGCCGGCGGAAAATGCCGCTATCCAGCATGGAATTGCTCCGGCTGAATGGACATATGCGAATATTGAGAATATGACGCGTCAGCAGAAAGAGCTCGGGCTTTCTTATGATTGGGAAAGAGAAGTCCTGACTTGTCGTGAAGATTATTATAAACATACGCAGAATCTTTTTGAGATTTTTTATAAGAGGGGGCTTGCGTATAAAAAGGAAGCAAAAGTAAACTGGTGTGACCATTGTCATACGGTTCTTGCAAATGAACAGGTGGAAGAAGGGAAGTGCTGGCGCTGTAAGAATCCAGTTGTTAAAAAAAATTTGTCTCAATGGTTCCTGAAAATTACAGATTATGCAGATCGTCTGCTTGCTGATTTGGATCATATGCCCGGTTGGCCGGAACGCGTAAAGATCATGCAGCGCAACTGGATTGGCCGTTCTATCGGGACACAGTTCTTTTTTCATGTGGATGGCATGGAAGATACAATTCCTGTTTACACTACTCGTGTAGATACAGTATATGGTGTTACCTACATAGTGTTAGCACCTGAACATCCTCTGGTAGAAAAGTTAATTTCCAATAATCCTGAAAAAGAAAAGATTCAGGCATTTATTCAGGAAATCAAAAATCAGAACGACATCGACCGCACGTCTGAAGATACACCTAAATTGGGAATGCCCACAGGCAGTTATGCTGTGCATCCGCTTACAGGCGAACGTGTGCCGATTTGGATTGCCAACTATGTTCTTTATGAATATGGTACAGGTGCAGTTATGGCAGTTCCCCAAGGTGATCAGCGTGATTGGGATTTTGCGAAAAAGTATAATCTTCCCGTAAAAATCGTTATCCAAAATAAAGCTCATGACCTAAAACTTGATAAAATGGATCAGGCCTACTGTGAAGATGGGGAGCTGGTCAATTCATCAGAGTTTGATGGCCAGCTTTCCGCGGAAGCAAGAATCAATATTACGAAAAAATTAGAGAAAATGGGAATTGGTGAAGAAAAGGTCAATTATCGCTTGAGAGATTGGCTTATTTCTCGTCAACGCTATTGGGGATGTCCGATTCCGATTATTAATTGCCCGCATTGCGGCAGCGTACTTGTGCCGGAAGAAGAACTGCCGGTTGTATTACCTGAAGATGTCAATTTTGTTGCCGGTGCTACATCGCCTCTTGAAACAAGTGAAAGTTTTCTTCATTGCAAATGTCCGAAGTGCGGAGCGGATGCCGTTCGTGAAACGGATACAATGGATACTTTTATTGATTCATCATGGTATTTCCTGCGGTATTGCGATCCGCATAATGAACAGGAACCGTTTAGTAAGGGTAAAACAGACTATTGGATGCCGGTGGATCAGTATATCGGCGGTATTGAACATGCGATTCTTCATTTACTATATTCCCGTTTCTTCATGAAAGTATTGCAAGACGAGGGGATGGTTGATTATCCGGAGCCGTTTACCAATCTGCTGTGCCAAGGGATGGTGCTCAAGGATGGCGGGAAGATGAGTAAATCCGTTGGTAATGTGGTGAGTCCGGAAGAAATCGTTGGAAAATATGGAGCGGACACGGCCCGGCTCTTTATTCTTTTTGCCGCGCCGCCGGAAAAAGATTTGGAATGGAGTGATCAGGGCGTAGAAGGCTCTTATCGATTCCTAAAACGTGTTTGGACGATTGTTGGCAAGTATCAGGAATTGGGAAAAGAATTAAAAGGAATGTTATCACCTGATGAGGTGGCTCTGCGTCGCCGGCTGCATCAGTCTATTGCTAAAGTTACAGAGGATTTAGATGGGAAATTTGCCTTCAACACGGCTATTAGTGCGATTATGGAACTCGTAAACGAGATGTACAGGTTTGGAGAAAAGCACAGTACGATTGAAGACAGTTTTGCAAAGGAACTGCTTCGTGATTTGTTAATTCTGCTTGCGCCTTTTGTTCCACATATTACGGAAGAACTTTGGCAGGGTATCGGAGCGGAGGAAGTCAGTGTACATGCTGCAGCATGGCCAAAGGTTGATGAGGCTGCGCTTGCCGTAGATTCATTGGAAATGGCAGTGCAAATTAACGGCAAGGTTCGCACAACAATAAAAGTACCTGTTGACATGGATAAGGATAGTATCGAAAAACTTGTGAGAGCATTGCCGGAAGTACAGAAATTTACGGAGGGTAAGATAATTATCAAATGTATTGTGATTCCCGGAAAAATTATAAATATTGTCGCTAAGTAA
- a CDS encoding fumarylacetoacetate hydrolase family protein: MQRLISYNHKGLRQWGVLTQDSKSIIPAELLEETYFIPLGETMDEFIETGDEGLLNLAKVLEMNKEDQSIPPVSLSEVEIAVPFYPKRNIFCVGKNYQSHVKEFEKNTNAKNPLHPIFFTKATTSVIGTNEEIDLHRDVTSQVDYEGELGVIIGRKCIDVLEKDALKYVYGYTIINDITARDLQKSHAQWFRGKSLDTFCPIGPTVLIGGWPFPFTIYTKINDQLRQEGNTTDLIFSVAKLISTLSSGMTLLPGDIIATGTPEGVGMGFSPPKFLCPGDVVEITIDPIGTLRNPVK, translated from the coding sequence ATGCAGAGACTTATTTCATATAATCATAAGGGCCTCCGCCAATGGGGCGTCCTTACACAAGACAGCAAGTCCATTATTCCCGCTGAACTGTTGGAAGAAACTTATTTCATTCCCTTAGGCGAAACGATGGATGAATTTATTGAAACTGGCGATGAAGGACTGCTTAACCTTGCGAAAGTACTGGAAATGAACAAAGAAGATCAGTCTATCCCCCCTGTTTCTTTATCAGAGGTAGAAATCGCAGTTCCTTTTTATCCAAAACGTAATATTTTCTGTGTAGGAAAGAACTACCAGTCCCATGTCAAGGAATTCGAAAAAAATACAAATGCGAAAAATCCGCTGCATCCCATTTTTTTTACAAAAGCAACCACTTCTGTCATCGGTACAAATGAAGAAATTGATCTTCATCGGGATGTGACATCCCAGGTTGATTATGAAGGTGAACTGGGTGTAATCATTGGCAGAAAGTGCATTGATGTCCTCGAAAAAGATGCTCTGAAATATGTATATGGCTATACCATCATCAACGATATAACCGCCAGAGATTTACAAAAATCCCACGCCCAGTGGTTCCGAGGAAAAAGCCTGGATACTTTCTGCCCCATAGGCCCCACTGTCCTCATTGGCGGCTGGCCGTTTCCGTTCACAATCTACACAAAAATAAATGACCAACTTCGCCAGGAAGGCAATACTACGGATTTAATCTTTTCTGTTGCCAAACTGATTTCTACTCTTTCTTCCGGCATGACATTGCTTCCAGGTGATATCATCGCCACTGGAACACCGGAAGGTGTCGGAATGGGTTTTAGCCCGCCAAAATTCCTTTGTCCCGGAGATGTTGTGGAAATTACGATTGACCCCATTGGTACACTCCGTAACCCAGTAAAATAG